From a region of the Sesamum indicum cultivar Zhongzhi No. 13 linkage group LG3, S_indicum_v1.0, whole genome shotgun sequence genome:
- the LOC105156829 gene encoding uncharacterized protein LOC105156829 gives MARKKNQQMNGLDQQSQNRKKGVSDPGTTPLTTKDIGDVNEKKVSLGEELSNGSHSVSSTKSINDMGHVQDGKKNKKKSRKSQRKEKRVDETATEHAVPCNDSTDEGKSDIPIAEASNIRDESGMSINDTHSANGTYSFDNVPNGLQRDGLENVEFSEAAVLKFIRTIALSIAKSSGEWMERHKPAFLTLKTNTLKAFDHILMKIQRAQPVILRWVIHIGNIMFLLFMVWLDCSLRGIDSFLRMGTTSLFSIVWCSVLSVIAMVGVSKFLLTLIIAAAIGKFLGFTFAVLLIGFAGILFLWFYGSFWTTGPVIFLAGLSFALSHDRIALFIASIYAAYCAWNYVGWLGLVFGLNLSFISSDALLFFMRNFINEQTGASSSPEQSAGAQSQPSFSHNECGQASSTETGAAGLQADRSQGVPSTSGSVCEMTSEDEVVRLLNCTDHYAALGLSRFGNIDVSVIKKEYRKKAMLVHPDKNMGNEKAAEAFKKLQNAYEVLLDSFKRKEYDDELRREELLNYLRKFQNASRENKGHGLFSSSFAHTNTDGEDPPGESRRIACRKCGFYHVWTCTKKLKSRARWCQECKDFHQAKDGDGWVEQSSQPFFFGILQKVEAPSAYICVDGKIYDATEWYICQGMRCPVNTHKPSFHVNTNAVSKNGHHSKGSSSGQRGGIPAPNTEDTMTEEEFYEWLQNAAQSGMFDNFTGSTSESPAKAGGSNSSSAGSKRKKKGKKQW, from the exons ATGGCTAGAAAGAAAAACCAACAAATGAATGGTCTGGATCAGCAGTCACAAAATCGTAAGAAAGGAGTTTCAGATCCTGGGACTACACCTTTAACTACCAAAGATATAGGTGatgtaaatgaaaaaaaggtTAGTTTAGGAGAAGAACTTTCAAATGGTAGCCATTCAGTGTCTTCCACAAAGAGCATTAATGACATGGGCCATGTTCAAGAtgggaagaaaaacaagaaaaaatccaGGAAATCtcaaagaaaagagaaaagagtcGATGAGACAGCTACAGAGCATGCAGTGCCCTGCAATGATAGTACAGATGAAGGCAAGAGTGATATACCTATAGCTGAAGCCTCAAATATTAGAGATGAAAGTGGCATGTCCATCAATGATACACACAGCGCAAACGGTACATATAGTTTTGATAATGTGCCCAATGGACTGCAGCGAGATGGCCTGGAAAATGTGGAGTTCTCTGAAGCAGCAGTCTTAAAATTCATAAGGACTATAGCCCTTTCTATTGCAAAGTCATCTGGCGAATGGATGGAGAGGCATAAACCTGCCTTTCTCACTCTTAAAACTAATACACTAAAGGCCTTTGATCATATCCTGATGAAGATTCAACGTGCACAGCCTGTGATATTGAGATGGGTTATTCATATTGGGAATATAATGTTCCTTCTTTTTATGGTCTGGTTGGATTGTTCTTTGAGGGGCATTGATTCCTTTCTTCGCATGGGAACAACATCACTTTTCTCAATTGTCTGGTGTAGTGTTCTTTCAGTGATTGCCATGGTTGGAGTTAGCAAGTTTCTACTAACATTG ATCATAGCTGCTGCAATTGGAAAATTTCTTGGATTCACATTTGCAGTTCTATTGATTGGCTTTGCTGGAATACTCTTCCTATGGTTTTATGGGAGCTTTTGGACTACAGGACCTGTTATCTTCCTTGCAG GATTGTCATTTGCACTGAGTCATGACCGCATTGCACTCTTTATTGCAAGCATCTATGCCGCATATTGTGCATGGAATTATGTCGGATGGCTTGGCTTAGTTTTTGGCTTGAACTTGTCATTTATATCAAGTGATGCTCTGctatttttcatgagaaattttataaatgagcaaacaGGGGCCAGCAGCTCTCCTGAACAATCCGCAGGAGCGCAAAGTCAACCTTCCTTTTCACATAATGAGTGTGGACAAGCTTCATCCACTGAAACTGGTGCTGCTGGTCTACAGGCTGACCGTAGCCAGGGAGTACCTTCAACTAGCGGGTCTGTTTGTGAAATGACATCTGAAGATGAAGTTGTCAGGTTGTTGAACTGTACAGATCATTATGCAGCATTGGGTTTGTCCCGATTCGGGAATATAGATGTGTCTGTTATCAAGAAAGAATACAGGAAAAAG GCAATGCTTGTCCATCCTGACAAAAATATGGGCAATGAAAAAGCTGCTGAAGCTTTCAAGAAGCTTCAGAATGCTTACGAG GTTCTACTGGATTCCTTCAAGCGTAAAGAATATGATGATGAGTTGAGAAGGGAAGAGCTACTGAATTATCTCCGTAAATTCCAGAATGCTTCTCGTGAG AATAAAGGGCATGGCTTGTTTAGCTCTAGCTTTGCACACACAAATACTGATGGCGAAGACCCACCAGGAGAGTCTAGACGAATTGCTTGCAGGAAGTGTGGATTTTACCATGTCTGGACTTGTACCAAGAAATTGAAGTCCAGAGCAAGATGGTGCCAG GAATGCAAAGACTTTCATCAGGCCAAAGATGGGGATGGATGGGTCGAGCAGTCATCACAACCCTTCTTCTTTGGGATACTGCAAAAG GTTGAAGCTCCCTCCGCATATATATGTGTGGACGGCAAGATATATGATGCAACTGAATGGTATATTTGTCAG GGAATGAGGTGTCCCGTCAATACTCACAAGCCCTCGTTTCACGTGAACACTAACGCCGTCTCAAAGAATGGCCACCACTCAAAGGGGAGTAGTTCAGGACAAAGGGGCGGTATTCCAGCCCCTAATACAGAAGACACAATGACGGAAGAAGAATTCTATGAATGGCTACAGAATGCCGCCCAAAGTGGGATGTTTGACAATTTTACAGGCAGTACATCAGAGAGTCCGGCCAAGGCTGGCGGCAGCAATAGTAGCAGCGCAGGTagcaagagaaagaaaaagggaaagaagCAATGGTGA
- the LOC105156828 gene encoding F-box protein At5g49610: protein MNSCNPKCEFFPDEVVLQILARLPIKSVFRAKCVCKLWYKLISDKYFTRLYNEVSVRNLMVLVEISEPSSESRSSLILVDNLRGVSEFSLSFINDRVKIRASCNGLLCCSSIPDKGVYYVCNPMTKEYRLLPKSRERPVSRFYPDGEATLVGLACNLSTQNYNVVLAGYHRSFGHRPERTFICSVFDSVSNKWRKFVTFQDDHFMHMKWNRVVFTNGALHWLTASCSCVLVLDLDSEVWRKMSLPNQVISGNGNRIYLLEFDGRLSVVQISDVWMNIWVMKDYEREEWHMVDRVSLRCIRGMVPGVFPISQTGEYIFLATHKQVLVYQRNTRVWMEVYSVKNSAILPLWFSAHAFRSTMFSCQ from the coding sequence ATGAATTCATGCAACCCTAAGTGTGAATTCTTTCCCGATGAAGTAGTACTTCAGATTCTTGCAAGATTGCCAATCAAATCAGTTTTTAGAGCAAAATGTGTTTGCAAACTGTGGTATAAGCTGATCTCTGATAAATACTTTACAAGGCTGTATAACGAGGTTTCTGTTAGGAATCTTATGGTGCTTGTAGAAATCAGTGAGCCCTCTTCGGAATCAAGATCAAGTTTGATACTTGTTGATAATTTAAGGGGTGTCTCTGAATTTTCACTGAGTTTTATCAATGACAGAGTTAAGATTAGAGCATCTTGTAATGGGTTGTTATGCTGCTCTAGCATTCCTGATAAGGGTGTTTATTATGTCTGTAATCCAATGACTAAGGAGTATAGATTGCTGCCGAAAAGTCGGGAAAGGCCTGTGTCTAGATTTTATCCTGATGGTGAAGCAACTCTTGTAGGCTTGGCTTGCAATTTGTCCacacaaaattataatgttgTGCTGGCTGGGTACCATCGATCTTTTGGGCATAGGCCCGAGAGGACTTTTATATGTTCAGTGTTTGATTCGGTTTCAAACAAGTGGAGAAAGTTTGTAACTTTTCAAGATGATCACTTCATGCATATGAAATGGAACCGGGTTGTGTTTACTAATGGTGCACTGCATTGGCTAACAGCAAGTTGTTCTTGTGTGCTTGTTCTCGACTTGGATTCTGAGGTCTGGAGGAAGATGTCATTACCTAATCAAGTGATTTCTGGAAATGGAAAccgtatttatttattggaatTTGATGGGCGATTGTCTGTGGTTCAAATTTCAGATGTGTGGATGAATATTTGGGTAATGAAAGATTATGAGAGGGAAGAATGGCATATGGTGGATAGAGTGAGCCTTAGATGCATAAGAGGGATGGTGCCCGGTGTTTTCCCAATAAGTCAGACTGGTGAATATATTTTCCTTGCAACTCACAAGCAAGTTCTGGTTTATCAGCGAAATACGCGAGTTTGGATGGAGGTGTATTCAGTGAAGAATAGTGCCATCCTCCCATTGTGGTTTTCCGCTCATGCCTTTCGGAGCACAATGTTCTCTTGCCAGTAA
- the LOC105156826 gene encoding transcription factor MYB108 produces the protein MEQGDGSRVGNVDVQSEEENNNMDLRRGPWTVEEDFTLINYIAHHGEGRWNSLARSAGLKRTGKSCRLRWLNYLRPDVRRGNITLEEQLLILELHSRWGNRWSKIAQHLPGRTDNEIKNYWRTRVQKHAKQLKCDVNSKQFKDTMRYLWMPRLVERIQAAAAASSTTATTTYHINNQNSSNLNMGQNQILLPHPNNIGGVHTYTPENSSAAASSESFGTPVSELTECYNNYPAVHNSNNQGNNQDYYPANQLSYGDQSLTSPTAGYNFNQGLDFMEQNSEWMEGGDGSDNLWNVDDMWFLQQQFNISNV, from the exons ATGGAGCAAGGTGACGGTAGTAGAGTTGGAAACGTGGACGTCCAAAGTGAGGAAGAAAACAACAACATGGACCTCAGAAGAGGGCCATGGACGGTTGAAGAAGACTTCACCCTCATCAACTACATAGCTCATCATGGCGAAGGCCGATGGAATTCTCTCGCTCGCTCTGCAG gTCTGAAAAGAACTGGGAAGAGCTGCAGATTGAGATGGCTCAACTATTTGCGCCCCGATGTTCGACGTGGGAATATCACTCTCGAAGAACAGCTTTTGATTCTTGAACTTCATTCTCGATGGGGCAATag GTGGTCGAAAATTGCTCAGCATTTGCCTGGTAGAACCGACAATGAGATCAAGAATTACTGGAGGACACGGGTCCAAAAGCATGCTAAGCAGCTCAAATGTGACGTCAACAGCAAGCAATTTAAGGACACCATGCGTTACCTCTGGATGCCAAGATTAGTTGAGAGAATCCAAGCTGCCGCCGCTGCCTCCTCCACCACCGCCACTACTACTTACCACATCAACAACCAAAACAGTAGTAATCTTAACATGGGTCAGAACCAGATTTTGCTGCCACACCCGAATAATATCGGCGGAGTTCATACCTATACGCCGGAAAATTCCAGCGCCGCCGCATCCTCGGAATCCTTTGGGACGCCGGTTTCTGAGCTGACGGAGTGTTACAATAACTATCCAGCAGTTCATAATAGTAATAATCAGGGAAACAATCAAGATTATTATCCAGCGAATCAGCTTTCTTATGGCGATCAATCTCTGACCAGCCCCACCGCAGGTTATAATTTTAACCAAGGGTTGGATTTTATGGAGCAAAACAGTGAATGGATGGAGGGCGGAGATGGATCAGACAACTTGTGgaatgttgatgacatgtgGTTCTTACAACAGCAATTCAACATCAGCAACGTTTAA
- the LOC105156827 gene encoding alkaline/neutral invertase A, mitochondrial, with amino-acid sequence MKTGSSIGISRMKPCCNILILGRNSSVFGYPHPKGGHFTEYNLSKSQSKSYCLMKNKCFYSIKILGFRSVIDSNRRVFCGSGSNWGQSRVPSVNWGEKNNKFLSVIANVASNTRNHSSSVEPRVNENSFEKIYIQGGFNVKPLVIERIEEGQDLVGKDEGVEKEHKSKVDDGANASTDQFGKAEVLESKPTRHLSEVEKEAWELLRGAVVNYCGNPVGTVAAADPADKQPLNYDQVFIRDFVPSALAFLLNGEAEIVKNFLLHTLQLQSWEKTVDCYSPGQGLMPASFKVRTVPLDGRVGEFEDVLDPDFGESAIGRVAPVDSGLWWIILLRAYGKLTGDYTLQERVDVQTGIRLILNLCLSDGFDMFPTLLVTDGSCMIDRRMGIHGHPLEIQALFYSALRCAREMLTVNDSTKNLVVAVNNRLSALSFHLREYYWVDMKKINEIYRYKTEEYSTEAINKFNIYPDQIPGWLVDWIPETGGYFIGNLQPAHMDFRFFTLGNLWAIVSSLSTSKQSEGILNLIEEKWDDLVAQMPLKICYPALEHEEWRIITGGDPKNTPWSYHNGGSWPTLLWQFTLACIKMERPELARKAVALAEKRLPVDQWPEYYDTRYGRFIGKQARLHQTWTIAGYLTSKLLLDNPQLASILSWNEDYELLENCVCGLKSGIRKCSRLTARSHVAAET; translated from the exons atgaagactGGGAGTAGCATTGGGATTTCCAGAATGAAACCCTGttgtaatatattgattcTTGGGAGAAATTCATCTGTGTTTGGATACCCGCATCCTAAAGGGGGTCATTTTACTGAATATAATTTGTCGAAATCACAGTCGAAATCGTATTGTTTGATGAAAAACAAGTGTTTTTATAGCATTAAGATATTAGGATTTAGGAGTGTCATTGACTCGAATCGGAGGGTTTTTTGTGGCTCTGGTTCAAATTGGGGTCAGTCTAGGGTTCCTTCAGTTAATTGGGGGGAGaagaacaataaatttttaagtgtAATAGCAAATGTAGCTTCAAATACTAGGAACCATTCGAGTTCTGTTGAACCCCGTGTAAATGAAAATAGCTTTGAGAAGATATATATTCAAGGTGGTTTCAATGTGAAGCCCTTGGTAATTGAGAGAATAGAGGAGGGTCAAGACTTGGTTGGAAAAGACGAAGGAGTAGAAAAGGAACATAAGTCAAAGGTAGACGATGGGGCAAATGCAAGTACGGATCAGTTTGGTAAAGCCGAGGTTTTGGAATCGAAACCCACGAGACATTTGTCGGAGGTGGAGAAGGAGGCTTGGGAGTTGCTTCGAGGAGCTGTCGTGAACTATTGCGGAAACCCTGTTGGGACCGTAGCTGCTGCTGATCCAGCTGATAAGCAGCCGCTGAATTATGACCAGGTCTTTATTCGAGATTTTGTGCCTTCAGCTCTTGCATTCTTGCTAAATGGAGAGGCGGAAATAGTGAAGAATTTTCTGCTCCACACTCTGCAGCTACAG AGTTGGGAAAAAACTGTAGATTGCTACAGCCCTGGGCAAGGGTTGATGCCAGCAAGTTTTAAAGTTAGGACTGTGCCTCTTGATGGACGAGTTGGAGAATTTGAGGACGTTTTGGATCCTGATTTTGGTGAATCAGCTATCGGGCGAGTTGCACCTGTTGATTCCG GATTATGgtggattattttattgagaGCCTATGGGAAACTCACGGGGGACTACACATTGCAAGAGAGAGTGGATGTGCAGACTGGTATAAGATTGATACTAAATTTGTGTTTAAGTGATGGCTTTGACATGTTCCCGACTCTCTTGGTCACTGATGGTTCCTGCATGATTGATCGGAGAATGGGCATCCATGGCCACCCTCTTGAGATCCAA GCTTTGTTTTACTCTGCTTTGCGCTGCGCGCGGGAGATGCTCACTGTGAACGATTCAACCAAAAACCTTGTCGTGGCCGTCAATAACCGACTCAGTGCGCTTTCATTTCACCTGAGAGAGTACTATTGGGTagacatgaaaaaaattaatgagattTATCGTTATAAGACGGAAGAGTACTCTACGGAGGccatcaataaattcaatatctATCCAGATCAAATACCTGGTTGGCTTGTGGACTGGATTCCTGAGACTGGTGGCTACTTTATCGGCAATTTGCAACCTGCTCATATGGATTTCAGGTTTTTCACTCTAGGAAATCTTTGGGCCATCGTCTCATCGTTGAGCACGTCCAAACAGAGTGAAggtattttgaatttgatcgAGGAGAAATGGGACGATCTTGTGGCCCAAATGCCTCTCAAGATTTGTTACCCTGCTCTGGAGCACGAGGAGTGGCGTATAATCACTGGAGGCGACCCTAAGAATAC CCCATGGTCATATCACAATGGTGGATCATGGCCAACACTTCTGTGGCAG TTCACGTTAGCGTGCATTAAGATGGAAAGGCCAGAGTTGGCTAGAAAGGCGGTTGCTTTGGCTGAAAAGAGGCTTCCGGTTGATCAGTGGCCAGAATATTATGACACTAGATACGGAAGGTTTATTGGGAAACAAGCCCGTCTTCACCAGACATGGACCATTGCTGGATACCTGACCTCAAAGTTACTTTTAGACAATCCACAACTGGCCTCTATACTGTCTTGGAATGAGGACTATGAGCTGCTGGAGAATTGTGTTTGTGGGCTCAAAAGTGGGATAAGAAAGTGCTCCCGCCTTACCGCCAGATCTCATGTAGCCGCTGAAACCTGA